From Phycisphaerae bacterium, a single genomic window includes:
- a CDS encoding rod shape-determining protein RodA, whose amino-acid sequence MWSWVRLPTWHGWGLLLPVAPLCAAGVLTIHIAVDHDPARELAPALKQLIFIGNALVIMLITLAIGYQRLGRISTPLFLIVVGMLVYIGLDKYVDVPLVREARACRRWIFLPGIQVQPSELMKIVYVLGLAWYLRYRRNYRTLGGLIAPFAITLVPMALILTQPDLGTVLLFLPVLFAMLFVAGAKLKHLTVIVLLGLMCMPAFWFKIKGYQRLRVAGVFLQSPAVRDYFRDQPERWDRLCPAKTNKAEWRKELTDWTQQTGYQLVHSKTAVGSGGVWGQGWGRGPFSEHDLLPERENDFIFAMVAHQWGLAGGIALLLCYALIVAIGCDVATLTNDPFGRLLAVGLSTLIAVQTLTNLWMAIGLGPITGLTLPFVSAGGTSMVSSFVCIGLLLSVAHRREKLIARNPFEFDDEAERYEKR is encoded by the coding sequence GCTCTGCGCTGCCGGGGTGCTGACCATCCACATCGCCGTCGATCACGACCCCGCCCGCGAATTGGCTCCGGCTCTCAAGCAGTTGATCTTCATCGGCAATGCCCTGGTCATCATGCTCATCACGCTGGCGATCGGCTACCAGCGGCTGGGCCGGATCTCGACGCCCTTGTTCCTGATCGTCGTGGGCATGCTGGTCTACATCGGACTCGACAAGTACGTGGATGTGCCCCTGGTCCGCGAGGCAAGAGCGTGCCGACGATGGATCTTCCTGCCGGGAATCCAGGTGCAGCCCTCTGAACTCATGAAGATCGTCTACGTCCTTGGCCTGGCGTGGTACCTGCGCTATCGGCGGAACTACCGCACCCTCGGCGGGCTCATCGCACCGTTTGCGATTACCCTGGTCCCGATGGCCCTCATCCTGACTCAGCCCGACCTGGGTACGGTTCTCCTCTTCTTGCCCGTGTTGTTCGCGATGCTGTTTGTGGCCGGCGCTAAACTCAAACATCTGACGGTCATCGTCCTGCTCGGACTGATGTGCATGCCGGCCTTCTGGTTCAAGATCAAGGGATACCAGCGGCTTCGGGTCGCGGGTGTGTTCCTCCAGAGCCCAGCCGTACGCGACTACTTCAGGGACCAGCCCGAACGCTGGGATCGGCTGTGCCCGGCCAAGACCAACAAGGCGGAATGGCGGAAGGAACTCACCGACTGGACCCAGCAGACCGGCTATCAGCTGGTGCACAGCAAGACCGCCGTGGGCAGCGGCGGCGTCTGGGGGCAGGGGTGGGGCAGAGGACCGTTCTCGGAGCACGACCTGCTCCCCGAACGTGAGAACGACTTCATCTTCGCCATGGTCGCCCACCAGTGGGGGCTCGCGGGCGGCATCGCATTGCTGCTCTGCTACGCCCTGATCGTGGCCATCGGCTGCGACGTCGCCACCCTGACCAACGATCCGTTCGGGCGGCTTCTCGCCGTCGGCTTGTCCACCCTGATCGCCGTCCAAACCCTGACCAACCTGTGGATGGCCATCGGCCTGGGACCAATCACCGGCCTGACCTTGCCATTCGTCAGCGCCGGCGGAACCAGTATGGTCTCCAGCTTCGTGTGCATCGGCCTTCTGCTCAGCGTGGCCCACCGGCGCGAGAAACTGATCGCCAGAAACCCCTTCGAGTTCGATGACGAGGCGGAGCGGTATGAGAAAAGGTGA
- a CDS encoding FAD/NAD(P)-binding protein has product MEAAQSNAYRPQLMRIDKVVEEAPAVRTFRLTFVDESVGRDFSFQAGQFGEYSVFGEGESTFCIASPPTRQGYIECTFRQAGRVTSALASKDEGDIIGFRGPYGNHFPLDQWAGKSLLFIAGGIGLPPLRCVIWNVLDLRDRYKDVTILYGARTVADLVYKEELEGWRKSGNVKLVTTVDPGGQTPDWKGEVGFVPAVLEKMAPASENTIALVCGPPIMINRTLPVLTQLGFTAEQVYTTLENRMKCGFGKCGRCNVGKIYVCKDGPVFSYAQLQQLPPEY; this is encoded by the coding sequence ATGGAGGCTGCTCAGTCCAATGCCTACCGACCCCAGCTGATGCGAATCGACAAGGTCGTCGAGGAGGCTCCCGCAGTGCGGACCTTCCGGCTCACCTTCGTGGACGAGTCCGTCGGCCGAGACTTCAGTTTCCAGGCCGGGCAGTTCGGCGAGTACTCGGTGTTCGGCGAAGGTGAGTCCACGTTCTGCATCGCATCACCGCCGACGCGGCAAGGTTACATCGAGTGCACTTTCCGGCAAGCCGGGCGGGTCACCTCCGCCCTGGCCTCCAAGGATGAAGGTGACATCATCGGTTTCCGCGGGCCGTATGGCAACCACTTTCCGCTCGACCAATGGGCAGGCAAGAGCCTGCTCTTCATCGCTGGTGGTATCGGGCTTCCCCCGCTCCGGTGCGTGATCTGGAACGTGCTCGACCTTCGCGACCGCTACAAGGATGTGACCATCCTCTACGGGGCACGCACCGTGGCCGACCTGGTCTACAAGGAGGAGCTCGAGGGCTGGCGCAAGTCGGGCAACGTGAAACTGGTGACCACCGTGGACCCTGGCGGCCAGACGCCGGACTGGAAAGGCGAGGTCGGATTCGTGCCCGCGGTGCTGGAGAAGATGGCACCGGCCAGCGAGAACACCATTGCCCTGGTTTGTGGTCCGCCGATCATGATCAACCGCACGCTGCCGGTGCTCACCCAGCTGGGCTTCACCGCCGAACAGGTTTACACCACACTCGAGAACCGGATGAAATGCGGTTTCGGCAAGTGTGGCCGGTGCAACGTGGGGAAGATCTACGTCTGCAAGGACGGCCCGGTGTTCAGTTACGCACAGCTCCAGCAGCTGCCGCCGGAGTACTGA
- a CDS encoding 4Fe-4S dicluster domain-containing protein, with protein METRILKKQALGTLLERIRGGGFRVLAPSKNDGHVVFKEVATLADVDCEAVQTTLSPKGAVFPRCEELVNYTFTAKDVRIEDHEFQATPTVLFGVRPCDARSFAILNSVFAWDVKDIFFQKRLEATTVIGMSCTKADDYCFCTSVGGSPGDTSGSDLSLTLLGSGDYLAEIVTEKGRRIVSLAEDLFGPAGKVSKEELLPKIPVKFEVKELTGKLPDMFTRNEIWGEQAMRCIGCSTCAFVCPCCACFDIQDEANRQGGTRLRCWDSCGHGQFTLHASGHNPRHSQGDRWRQRIMHKFSYFPDRLGYIACVGCGRCSRSCPADMNLLEHLESLVEAK; from the coding sequence ATGGAAACAAGAATCCTCAAGAAGCAGGCCCTCGGCACGCTGCTCGAACGGATCCGCGGCGGCGGCTTTCGCGTCCTGGCCCCCAGCAAGAACGACGGGCACGTGGTCTTCAAAGAGGTTGCCACGCTGGCGGACGTCGACTGCGAGGCGGTCCAGACGACGCTGTCGCCCAAGGGTGCGGTGTTCCCCCGCTGTGAGGAGCTGGTCAACTACACCTTCACGGCCAAGGATGTCCGGATCGAGGATCATGAGTTCCAGGCCACTCCCACGGTGCTGTTTGGCGTGCGACCGTGCGACGCCCGCAGCTTCGCGATCCTGAACTCCGTCTTCGCCTGGGACGTGAAGGACATTTTCTTCCAGAAGCGGCTCGAGGCCACGACCGTCATCGGCATGAGCTGCACGAAGGCTGACGACTACTGCTTCTGCACGTCGGTAGGTGGCTCACCGGGGGACACCTCGGGCAGCGATCTGTCGCTGACCCTGCTGGGATCCGGCGACTACCTAGCCGAGATCGTCACCGAGAAAGGCCGCAGGATCGTGAGCCTGGCCGAGGACCTGTTCGGGCCGGCCGGCAAGGTCAGCAAGGAAGAACTGCTGCCCAAGATCCCGGTGAAGTTCGAGGTCAAGGAACTGACCGGCAAGCTGCCGGACATGTTCACCCGGAACGAGATCTGGGGCGAGCAGGCGATGCGTTGTATCGGCTGCAGCACCTGTGCGTTCGTCTGCCCCTGCTGTGCGTGCTTCGACATCCAGGACGAGGCCAACCGGCAAGGTGGCACCCGGTTGCGGTGCTGGGACTCTTGCGGGCACGGTCAGTTCACCTTGCACGCTTCCGGGCACAATCCGCGGCACTCCCAGGGAGACCGGTGGCGGCAGCGGATCATGCACAAGTTCTCTTATTTCCCCGACCGGCTTGGTTACATCGCCTGCGTCGGATGCGGGAGATGCTCGCGCTCCTGCCCCGCGGACATGAACCTGCTGGAGCACCTTGAATCGCTTGTGGAGGCCAAGTAA
- a CDS encoding 4Fe-4S dicluster domain-containing protein, with protein sequence MEELRAKAKELLAGGTVKVVIGYGEGSEKYRARALFVRKAEQADKLVCDARCKQNLAVYLTRSEVKAMGKPAVVARPPAMRTLLQLAAERQLAPGDLVVLGISADGKLLDLPDFKAIESYVATVPMEWESNPELARLEAMSSEERWAYWKEQFSHCIKCYACRSSCPLCYCSRCTVECNQPQWISPAPHALGNLEWHLMRAMHLAGRCIDCGSCSDACPVGIPLNLLTQMLAREVKSDFDQIAGMSADSEYALSSFKPDDKEDFIR encoded by the coding sequence ATGGAAGAACTAAGAGCAAAAGCCAAGGAACTGCTGGCTGGCGGGACGGTGAAGGTGGTCATCGGCTACGGGGAAGGCTCGGAAAAGTATCGGGCCCGGGCGCTCTTTGTCCGCAAGGCCGAGCAGGCGGACAAGCTCGTCTGTGACGCCCGGTGCAAGCAGAACCTCGCCGTTTATCTCACCAGGTCCGAGGTCAAGGCCATGGGCAAGCCGGCCGTCGTCGCCCGGCCGCCGGCCATGCGGACGCTGCTCCAGCTGGCGGCCGAGCGCCAACTCGCCCCGGGCGATCTTGTCGTTCTCGGCATCTCCGCTGACGGCAAGCTGCTCGATCTGCCCGACTTCAAGGCGATCGAGAGCTACGTCGCCACGGTACCGATGGAGTGGGAGTCCAATCCGGAGCTGGCCCGCCTGGAGGCGATGTCGTCCGAGGAGCGATGGGCCTACTGGAAGGAGCAGTTCTCGCACTGCATCAAGTGCTACGCCTGCCGGTCGTCCTGCCCGTTGTGCTACTGCTCGCGGTGCACGGTGGAGTGCAACCAGCCGCAGTGGATCTCGCCGGCGCCTCACGCCCTGGGCAACCTCGAGTGGCACCTGATGCGGGCGATGCATCTTGCCGGGCGCTGCATCGACTGCGGCAGCTGCTCGGACGCGTGTCCGGTGGGCATCCCGCTCAACCTGCTGACCCAGATGCTGGCCAGGGAAGTGAAGTCGGACTTCGACCAAATCGCAGGCATGTCCGCCGATTCCGAATACGCGCTCTCGTCCTTCAAACCCGACGACAAGGAAGACTTCATCAGGTAG